The Pseudomonadota bacterium genome includes a window with the following:
- the queA gene encoding tRNA preQ1(34) S-adenosylmethionine ribosyltransferase-isomerase QueA: protein MRVDAFDFVLPEDRIALRPVKPRDGARLLQVAPDGVFSDHIVRDLPQLLRPGDLLVLNETQVIPTQLSGHRYREGAEPLACSVTLVEEVSGGNQQAGPVWKALAKPGKRLKRGDRLIFRSQNPDVSMELAATVTGKDENGLISCTFDVPSADFAERLALVGQPPLPPYIAAKRQTDDADLSDYQTIYAKFRGSVAAPTAGLHFTDALFAALDARGVERAFVTLHVGMGTFLPVKAETTDQHDMHAEWGEITASVADRINATRAAGGRIIAVGTTSLRILESAVSADGLIKPLQSKTDIFITPGHTFRAIDGLMTNFHLPKSTLFMLVSALAGLDRMKAAYTHAIERGYRFYSYGDASLLWKAGATP from the coding sequence ATGCGCGTTGATGCGTTTGACTTCGTCTTACCTGAAGACCGCATCGCGTTACGGCCGGTTAAGCCGCGCGATGGGGCGCGGCTTTTGCAGGTTGCGCCCGATGGTGTCTTCTCCGATCATATAGTTCGAGACCTGCCGCAGTTGTTGCGCCCGGGCGACCTTCTCGTCCTGAATGAGACGCAGGTCATCCCGACACAGCTTTCTGGACATCGTTACCGGGAAGGGGCTGAACCGCTGGCCTGTTCGGTGACCCTTGTCGAAGAAGTCTCAGGGGGCAACCAACAAGCTGGACCAGTCTGGAAGGCGCTGGCGAAGCCCGGCAAGCGGTTAAAGCGCGGCGACAGGCTTATCTTCCGTTCTCAGAATCCGGACGTCTCCATGGAACTTGCGGCGACGGTGACGGGAAAGGACGAGAACGGTCTGATCTCCTGCACGTTTGATGTTCCTTCAGCAGACTTTGCAGAGCGCTTAGCCCTCGTCGGTCAGCCTCCCTTGCCGCCCTACATTGCGGCTAAAAGACAAACGGACGATGCCGACCTATCTGACTATCAGACGATATATGCCAAGTTTCGCGGTTCAGTTGCCGCTCCAACGGCAGGGCTGCATTTCACCGATGCTCTGTTCGCCGCCCTTGATGCGCGCGGCGTCGAGCGAGCATTTGTGACGCTCCATGTCGGTATGGGAACATTTCTACCCGTCAAGGCTGAAACCACCGATCAGCACGATATGCACGCCGAATGGGGCGAGATTACCGCTTCGGTTGCAGACCGTATCAACGCGACCAGAGCGGCCGGTGGCCGGATCATTGCGGTGGGCACGACCAGTTTGCGTATACTGGAAAGCGCGGTTTCGGCGGACGGTCTTATTAAGCCACTTCAATCCAAGACTGATATCTTCATCACCCCAGGCCATACCTTCCGTGCGATCGACGGTTTGATGACAAATTTCCACTTGCCCAAGTCGACCCTGTTCATGCTTGTCTCGGCTCTTGCCGGCCTCGACCGTATGAAGGCGGCGTACACCCATGCGATTGAACGGGGCTACCGTTTCTACTCCTATGGCGACGCATCACTTCTTTGGAAAGCGGGAGCCACACCGTGA
- a CDS encoding peptidylprolyl isomerase: MADTNTLVLETSKGDVTIKLRPDLAPNHVERIKTLVSEGFYDGVVFHRVIDGFMAQGGDPTGTGMGGSKLPDLKQEFSSEPHVRGICSMARSANPDSANSQFFICFDDARFLDGQYTVWGEVTEGMETVDQFARGEPVRNPDQINKARLV; this comes from the coding sequence ATGGCCGATACCAATACGCTCGTCCTGGAAACATCAAAGGGTGATGTGACCATCAAGTTGCGGCCTGACCTGGCTCCCAACCATGTCGAGCGGATCAAAACGCTGGTCAGCGAAGGTTTCTATGATGGCGTCGTCTTCCATCGCGTCATCGACGGATTTATGGCGCAGGGCGGCGACCCGACCGGCACGGGAATGGGCGGCTCGAAGCTGCCAGACCTCAAACAGGAGTTCTCCAGCGAACCGCATGTACGCGGCATCTGCTCGATGGCCCGTTCGGCTAACCCGGACAGCGCCAATTCGCAGTTTTTCATCTGCTTTGACGATGCTCGCTTTCTTGATGGTCAGTACACCGTTTGGGGCGAGGTTACCGAGGGTATGGAGACCGTTGATCAGTTCGCACGTGGGGAACCGGTCCGTAATCCGGACCAGATCAACAAAGCACGCTTGGTTTAG
- a CDS encoding peptidylprolyl isomerase, with protein sequence MPADINFRRVVAASLSTTALFVVASFALITSALAVDVPADVEALDAENVMVIEVDGGAIFIELLPDVAPDHVARMKQLAGEGFYDGVVFHRVIDGFMAQTGDPTGTGRGGSSYPDLQAEFSDIDYERGIVGMARTNDPNSANSQFFIMFAPAPSLTGAYTVFGRVVAGMENVDAIKKGSPARNGMVDDPDAIVRARILADLSS encoded by the coding sequence ATGCCCGCAGATATCAATTTTCGGCGTGTTGTCGCCGCATCGCTCTCGACCACCGCGCTGTTCGTCGTTGCGTCCTTCGCACTCATCACGTCCGCCCTCGCGGTCGATGTGCCTGCGGACGTCGAAGCGCTGGACGCGGAAAATGTGATGGTGATTGAAGTTGATGGCGGAGCGATTTTCATCGAGCTTCTTCCCGATGTCGCACCAGACCACGTTGCCCGCATGAAGCAGCTTGCGGGGGAGGGCTTCTACGATGGTGTGGTGTTTCACCGAGTGATCGACGGGTTCATGGCGCAAACGGGCGATCCGACCGGCACCGGCCGCGGCGGTTCCTCTTACCCGGACCTTCAGGCGGAATTCTCTGACATTGACTATGAGCGCGGGATTGTGGGCATGGCCCGTACCAACGACCCCAACAGCGCAAACTCCCAGTTCTTCATCATGTTCGCCCCCGCGCCGAGCTTGACCGGCGCCTACACGGTGTTCGGCCGCGTCGTGGCGGGGATGGAAAATGTCGATGCGATCAAGAAAGGCAGCCCGGCCCGTAACGGGATGGTCGACGATCCCGATGCGATCGTCCGTGCGCGCATTCTGGCCGATCTCAGCAGCTGA
- the coaD gene encoding pantetheine-phosphate adenylyltransferase, producing the protein MVRRGFFPGSFDPITNGHLDVIRAGLTVCDELIVGVGQNPNKTPTLPVEVRCALIERIARELPQGTERPATVRAVGFSGLLVKTAREMGANILLRGLRDGADFDYEMQMTGMNAAMEPELETIFVPARPANRHITATLVRQIAQMGGDISPFVPQAVAQALATTKSPS; encoded by the coding sequence ATGGTTCGACGCGGGTTCTTCCCCGGATCGTTCGATCCCATCACCAACGGCCATCTCGATGTGATCCGCGCTGGTCTAACAGTTTGTGATGAGTTGATTGTTGGTGTCGGTCAAAACCCAAACAAAACGCCGACACTGCCAGTCGAGGTGAGGTGCGCCCTGATTGAACGGATCGCGCGTGAGCTTCCCCAAGGCACAGAACGCCCGGCCACGGTGCGCGCTGTTGGCTTCTCCGGGCTGCTCGTTAAAACGGCGAGGGAGATGGGCGCAAACATTCTTTTGCGGGGCCTGCGCGATGGCGCTGACTTCGATTATGAGATGCAAATGACAGGCATGAATGCGGCGATGGAGCCTGAGTTGGAAACCATCTTTGTGCCGGCGCGGCCTGCTAACCGGCATATAACGGCCACCCTCGTTCGGCAGATCGCTCAGATGGGTGGAGACATTTCCCCCTTTGTGCCACAAGCGGTCGCACAAGCGCTCGCGACCACAAAATCGCCATCGTAG